The window ATCGCCGGGATTTCCGCTTTCAGGCTCGCTCCAACCGCGGGCTAAAGACCCGCGTCTACCAAATCAAAAGCAAAATCAAATATAAAAATCTAAACAAAGTGACCTGCCATATCAGCCATAGCAGCTAATTGCCGCGGCGGCCGGGTAAGGGACGCGGCTATCAAGGCAAAATCAAAAGCAAAAAAAACGAGACGCAACGTGTTGCGCCTCTACATTAAATACCAAAACTTAAATCCGCGGGGCTGAAGACCCGTGGATGCTAAATTGAAACCAAAGATAATCAAAATATAGAAACTATTTTGGATTGTTGATGTCCAACATGTTATGGGAAAACAAATTGGGATTTTAGTCATCACAGCATCAATCTTAATAGCCGTAAACTGTTCAAGGCATCAGTCGCCTGCCGCGGTTACGGATATTGAATTATATCTTGGCTCTGTTACTGTCACCAATACTTTTTCGTCAACATTTATACCAACGTATTCGCATACTGATACTTTTACAAGCACAAACACTTATACAAATACTCCGACTGAAACCGCGACAATCACGCCCACTTTTACTGATACTTTTACAGGCACAAATACTTATACGAATACTCCTGCAAAAACTTTTACAATCACACCCACTTTTACGGCAACATCATCAGCCACACCCTATCCGACACCTATAGCGACTTCAACTAATATAGGCGCGGTTGAAGGCGGAGCATGGATTCATGGAACAATGGGACATCCGGACAGCAATTGTAACAGTTGTGATTTATCTTTAAACTGCATGACAATAGAACTTATTCCGTTAGGCTGGAAATATACAACAGAATGTCCGGGGTCCGGTACAAGTTATGGTTTTATTAACGTTCCGGTCGGTACATATACCGTCTTAGGTCATACAATAGTTGTTACTGATGGCGGAGAATATACGGTTCCGCATTATTGTGAAAACTTTTTAGGGTGTCCGAATTTTTAATTTGGTTTATGCCAGACGGTAATCACAAAAGTTTTCCCTATAAACATATAACCAGACGCGATGTAACGCGTTTTTATATTAAAGAACAAAACTTAAAAAACGCGCCCAAAAGGGACGCGGCTACCGAAGCAAAATCAAAAGCGCAAATAAAAACGAGGCGCAACGTGTTGCGCCTCTACAGAAAATTCAGGAAATACTTTTACGGTAATGCCAGAAATATCGCGCCGGCGGCGACTAAAGAACCGCCTATTGCTATTTTCCAGGTGATTGTTTCCCTTAAAAATATAAAAGCCAGAAGCATGGCAAAAACCACGCTTAGTTTGTCAATTGGCGCGACGCGGGACGCGGGCCCTAACTGCAGCGCGCGGTAATAACAAAGCCAGGACGCGCCTGTGGCTATCGCGGATAAGGCAAGAAAAATAAGAGTATGCGCGGAAATGGTGTTTAACGGCTGCCACTCTTTTCTCCAGCTTACTATCAGCGCGATAATTCCGATAATTATCACGGTGCGGATAAAAGTGGCAAGATTGGAATTAATTCCCGCAACGCCCACCTTTCCGAATATAGCCGTTAATCCCGCAAAAAATGCCGATGCAAAAGCAAGTAAAAGCCACGAATCCCAAAGTTTCATAAGTCACTCTCCTTTTATATTTAATCCACTGATTCCGAAGTTAAACCGGAC is drawn from Candidatus Goldiibacteriota bacterium and contains these coding sequences:
- a CDS encoding EamA family transporter, coding for MKLWDSWLLLAFASAFFAGLTAIFGKVGVAGINSNLATFIRTVIIIGIIALIVSWRKEWQPLNTISAHTLIFLALSAIATGASWLCYYRALQLGPASRVAPIDKLSVVFAMLLAFIFLRETITWKIAIGGSLVAAGAIFLALP